The following are from one region of the Qipengyuania flava genome:
- a CDS encoding tryptophan halogenase family protein — MAAALLARFLPRGFAVELVESEAIGTVGVGEATIPQIRHFNQALGIDEAEFLRETKGSYKLGIAFDGWRQPGHSYMHAFGEVGRPAGLLAFHHHWLRGRKLGIAKDPAHYSLNELAARNMRMPGEGGPEIAYAYHFDATLYAAYLRRYSEARGVVRTEGRIEDVELSGETGEIAALSLDGDRRIEGDFFIDCTGFRALLIEGALGAGFENWSHLLPCDRAVAVACASGGDFTPYTRSIAREAGWQWRIPLQHRIGNGYVFSSQFTSEDEAARTLLENLDGAPDGEPRLLKFTTGKRRRQWVGNCLALGLAAGFMEPLESTSIHLVQSALSRFIQLLPSGRPGPAAIDHFNAQADFEWSRIRDFLVLHYWANGREGEPFWDAMRALELPESLQSKLSQWRESGHIHREHEELFTQVGWFQVLAGQGVEAKGYNPLADAMSEKELAELLTSTEASFKKSAAAMPHHADTLGRLLARAGTKETAA, encoded by the coding sequence ATGGCCGCGGCGCTGCTCGCCCGCTTCCTCCCTCGCGGGTTTGCGGTGGAGCTGGTGGAGAGCGAAGCCATCGGCACTGTGGGTGTGGGCGAGGCCACGATCCCGCAGATCCGCCATTTCAACCAGGCGCTCGGCATCGATGAAGCCGAATTCCTGCGCGAAACCAAGGGCAGCTACAAACTCGGGATCGCCTTCGACGGCTGGAGGCAGCCGGGTCACAGCTACATGCACGCCTTTGGGGAAGTGGGCCGCCCGGCAGGGCTGCTCGCGTTCCACCACCACTGGCTGCGCGGGCGCAAGCTTGGGATCGCCAAGGACCCGGCGCATTATTCGCTCAACGAACTGGCCGCGCGCAACATGCGCATGCCGGGCGAGGGCGGGCCAGAGATTGCCTACGCCTACCATTTCGACGCTACGCTTTATGCCGCCTACCTGCGCCGCTACAGCGAGGCGCGCGGCGTGGTACGCACCGAAGGCCGCATAGAGGATGTCGAACTATCGGGCGAAACCGGTGAGATTGCCGCCCTTTCGCTCGATGGGGACCGCCGGATCGAAGGCGATTTCTTCATCGACTGCACCGGTTTCCGCGCCCTCCTGATCGAAGGTGCGCTTGGCGCCGGGTTCGAGAACTGGTCGCACCTTCTGCCCTGCGACCGGGCGGTAGCGGTGGCCTGCGCCAGCGGCGGCGATTTCACCCCCTACACCCGCTCGATCGCGCGCGAGGCAGGCTGGCAGTGGCGCATTCCGCTCCAGCACCGCATCGGAAACGGTTACGTCTTCAGCTCGCAGTTCACGAGTGAGGACGAGGCAGCCCGCACGCTCCTCGAGAATCTCGACGGCGCGCCAGATGGCGAGCCGCGGCTTCTCAAATTCACCACCGGCAAGCGCCGCCGCCAATGGGTCGGCAATTGCCTTGCACTGGGCCTTGCCGCCGGCTTCATGGAACCGCTGGAATCGACCAGCATCCATCTCGTCCAGAGCGCGCTGTCGCGTTTCATCCAGCTCCTTCCTTCCGGCCGTCCGGGTCCAGCGGCCATCGACCACTTCAACGCCCAAGCGGATTTCGAGTGGAGCCGCATTCGCGACTTCCTCGTGCTCCACTATTGGGCCAACGGGCGCGAGGGCGAGCCGTTCTGGGACGCCATGCGCGCGCTCGAACTGCCCGAAAGCTTGCAGTCCAAGCTCTCCCAGTGGCGTGAGAGTGGGCACATCCACCGCGAGCATGAGGAGCTGTTCACGCAAGTGGGCTGGTTCCAGGTGCTGGCCGGACAGGGCGTAGAGGCCAAAGGCTACAACCCGCTCGCCGACGCCATGTCCGAAAAGGAACTGGCCGAGCTGCTGACCTCGACCGAGGCATCCTTCAAGAAATCGGCGGCCGCGATGCCGCATCACGCAGACACGCTGGGCAGGCTTCTCGCTCGTGCCGGCACCAAGGAGACCGCCGCATGA